Proteins from one Mesotoga infera genomic window:
- a CDS encoding MATE family efflux transporter: MKEFTRRILSIAVPITLQNLISTGLNLVDNLMIGQLGTTAIAAVGLVNQVVFILNLFTFGASSGAGIFVSQYWGKRDEKSIEKTLGHIIYITMGAATVFFVLLFAFPEGILKIFTSDVEVIRLGAEYARPVAFSTFLTSFSFIMAMALRTVEKARIPLYISLVALSINTVGNYILIFGFGSIPAMGVFGASIATLVARIAEFFIFLFIALRRLTPIRFTLYAFRFDGPFFRRLMKYATPVIFNEFLWSLGVTVYSLVMARMGTEFIAARNISSTIENFGFVIFGGLASATVVMVGTELGRNNFTQAKFNARKLIQLTVITAIVTGLMIIFLSRFIVQLYNIDQALKDIVLTVVVIVGLAQPIKMFNAVNIVGILRSGGDTKAAMLMEIFSLWGVGIPLVAITGLILKWSLPAVYIVMMIEELVKAILGIWRAKTGKWLRNVVD; this comes from the coding sequence ATGAAAGAATTCACACGGCGGATACTTTCTATCGCGGTCCCGATAACCCTACAAAACCTTATATCCACAGGTCTCAACCTGGTTGATAACCTTATGATCGGACAGCTTGGCACAACGGCGATAGCGGCCGTTGGACTGGTTAACCAGGTAGTCTTTATTTTGAACCTCTTCACTTTCGGGGCATCCAGCGGCGCCGGGATCTTCGTTTCCCAGTACTGGGGCAAGCGCGACGAAAAAAGTATAGAGAAAACGCTGGGACATATAATATACATCACCATGGGTGCGGCTACGGTCTTCTTTGTGCTCCTCTTCGCTTTTCCCGAGGGGATTTTGAAGATCTTCACCTCAGATGTCGAAGTAATAAGGCTCGGCGCGGAATATGCCCGTCCCGTGGCCTTCTCTACTTTTCTTACATCTTTCTCCTTCATTATGGCGATGGCCCTGAGGACGGTCGAAAAGGCTAGGATACCGCTGTACATAAGTCTGGTGGCCCTTTCTATAAACACCGTGGGCAACTACATACTGATCTTCGGCTTCGGTTCTATCCCAGCCATGGGTGTTTTCGGAGCTTCCATCGCTACACTGGTAGCCAGAATTGCCGAGTTTTTTATCTTTTTGTTTATCGCCCTGAGAAGACTCACACCTATAAGGTTTACCCTGTACGCCTTCAGGTTCGACGGCCCCTTTTTCAGGCGGTTAATGAAGTACGCGACACCTGTGATCTTCAACGAGTTTCTCTGGAGCCTTGGAGTCACGGTCTATTCACTGGTAATGGCCAGGATGGGAACTGAGTTCATCGCCGCCAGGAACATTTCCAGTACGATAGAGAACTTCGGGTTCGTTATCTTTGGAGGACTGGCATCGGCCACGGTAGTGATGGTGGGCACAGAGCTGGGGAGAAACAATTTCACGCAGGCCAAATTCAATGCGCGAAAGTTGATTCAGCTTACCGTGATCACGGCTATCGTAACGGGGCTGATGATAATCTTCCTTTCTCGTTTCATAGTACAACTCTATAACATCGATCAGGCTCTCAAAGATATCGTGTTGACAGTTGTAGTCATAGTGGGACTTGCCCAACCTATAAAGATGTTCAATGCCGTCAATATCGTGGGAATATTGCGGAGCGGCGGAGATACGAAGGCGGCCATGCTAATGGAGATTTTCTCTCTCTGGGGAGTCGGAATCCCTCTAGTCGCAATCACCGGGCTGATTCTGAAGTGGTCTCTTCCGGCAGTCTATATTGTAATGATGATCGAGGAGCTGGTGAAAGCGATACTGGGCATCTGGAGAGCAAAAACCGGGAAGTGGTTACGGAACGTGGTCGATTGA
- the pepV gene encoding dipeptidase PepV: MDKKLDDLVISLKDEMVNSISESIKIKSVRENPVEEGPFGEGIKKSLEHTVKLAKKLGFQARNAEGYVGIVDFGSGKTFGVLGHLDVVPEGEGWEVPPYSGLVKDGEIWGRGTQDDKGPMIAALYALKAIKEYCPNPSKRIRLIFGTNEESGWECMKYYVKHEEIPDMSVTPDAEFPVIFAEKGIVNYTISSLTDNGGAGLVMESLQAGEAANMVASTARVVLKGVAPDIFNKIKNFKPSNEVRIEIRESDGKVEALFTGASAHGSTPYKGHSALAAMVDLLADLPFSDRELCNFLHLVRSKIGYEFFGESLGIAGRDSMSGELTLNLGTMKLVGGEIKLVINIRYPVFFNEAMVRTQIEEAFKGCRVEMHNNKNPLYVSPDSDLVKMCRQVYREMTGHDEKPIAIGGGTYARAVPNAVAFGALFPGGIERAHQPNERVSIDDILMVARIYAQLFLRFLQS, translated from the coding sequence ATGGATAAGAAGCTAGACGATCTGGTAATTTCATTGAAAGATGAAATGGTGAATTCAATTTCCGAATCCATCAAAATCAAATCGGTTAGGGAGAACCCGGTGGAGGAAGGACCTTTCGGCGAGGGTATTAAAAAATCACTCGAACATACCGTGAAACTGGCCAAGAAACTGGGCTTTCAGGCCAGAAATGCCGAAGGTTACGTCGGGATAGTCGATTTCGGTTCGGGAAAGACTTTCGGAGTTCTGGGACATCTGGATGTCGTTCCGGAAGGCGAAGGCTGGGAAGTGCCTCCATATAGCGGCCTAGTCAAGGACGGAGAGATATGGGGGAGAGGTACTCAGGACGATAAGGGTCCAATGATAGCGGCTCTCTATGCTCTCAAGGCCATCAAAGAGTACTGTCCGAATCCTTCAAAGAGAATCAGGCTTATCTTTGGAACCAACGAAGAGTCGGGCTGGGAGTGCATGAAGTATTACGTTAAGCACGAAGAAATACCTGATATGTCGGTCACTCCCGACGCCGAATTTCCCGTTATCTTCGCCGAAAAGGGAATCGTCAATTACACGATATCCTCCCTCACTGACAACGGCGGAGCGGGGCTGGTGATGGAATCGCTCCAGGCCGGAGAGGCGGCAAACATGGTAGCATCGACCGCAAGGGTAGTTTTGAAGGGCGTCGCACCCGATATTTTCAACAAAATAAAGAACTTCAAGCCTTCGAACGAGGTAAGAATCGAGATCAGGGAATCCGACGGAAAGGTGGAAGCCTTATTCACGGGTGCCTCGGCCCATGGCTCGACCCCTTACAAAGGTCACAGTGCACTAGCCGCTATGGTTGATCTTCTGGCCGATCTACCTTTCTCCGATCGAGAGCTGTGCAATTTCCTGCATCTGGTGAGATCGAAGATCGGCTACGAATTCTTCGGCGAATCTCTGGGAATAGCCGGAAGGGACTCAATGTCGGGCGAATTGACACTCAACCTTGGAACTATGAAGCTCGTCGGTGGCGAGATAAAGCTGGTCATTAACATACGCTATCCGGTCTTCTTCAACGAAGCAATGGTAAGGACTCAGATCGAAGAAGCCTTCAAAGGGTGCAGGGTTGAGATGCACAACAACAAGAATCCTCTGTACGTTTCGCCTGACTCCGATCTGGTCAAAATGTGTAGGCAGGTGTACAGAGAGATGACCGGCCATGACGAAAAACCTATAGCCATCGGCGGCGGAACTTATGCAAGGGCGGTGCCGAATGCGGTGGCCTTCGGTGCTCTGTTTCCGGGGGGCATCGAGAGGGCTCACCAACCTAACGAGAGAGTTTCCATAGATGATATACTGATGGTCGCGAGAATTTACGCTCAGCTATTTCTCAGGTTTCTGCAATCTTGA
- a CDS encoding mannose-1-phosphate guanylyltransferase → MVKTLIMAGGIGERLWPVSSEKRPKQFHHFGSAKTMIEETIERMEKLTDELLIITTREQFPLIQYYTPLFKGDNVIFEPAGRNTAPAIALGSTRFEDDDIMVIVPSDHIIRDEETFLRTMKTAIEYAGKHEALVTIGITPTSPNTGYGYIERGDCLNEREEVFAVRKFHEKPDYETAQQYFQSGKFYWNSGMFVWKKKVFDSELSKHLPELYEAMLELKKNPSRIEEIYEKVPRISIDYGLMEKSSNVATVPANFYWNDIGSWDAVYELLHKDGNGNAIIGKFSMYDVKNCLLVNYTQTRVGISSIEGYIVVISTEGTLVCRRGESQTIKEIIKQQGG, encoded by the coding sequence ATGGTTAAGACCCTCATCATGGCGGGAGGTATCGGCGAGCGACTTTGGCCAGTGAGCAGCGAGAAGAGACCGAAACAGTTCCACCATTTCGGATCTGCCAAAACCATGATCGAAGAGACCATCGAAAGAATGGAAAAACTAACGGACGAACTGCTTATAATCACTACCAGAGAGCAGTTTCCATTGATTCAGTACTACACCCCTCTCTTCAAGGGGGATAACGTTATATTCGAACCGGCCGGAAGAAACACGGCGCCTGCGATCGCCCTCGGAAGTACCAGGTTCGAGGACGACGATATAATGGTAATAGTCCCGTCGGACCACATAATCAGAGATGAAGAAACCTTCCTGCGGACCATGAAGACGGCCATAGAATACGCCGGTAAACACGAAGCACTGGTAACTATCGGAATTACCCCCACATCACCCAACACAGGTTACGGCTATATAGAGAGGGGAGACTGTCTGAATGAGCGCGAAGAGGTTTTCGCCGTCAGGAAGTTCCATGAAAAACCGGACTACGAGACGGCCCAGCAATACTTTCAGTCGGGTAAGTTCTACTGGAATTCCGGTATGTTCGTCTGGAAGAAAAAAGTCTTCGACAGTGAGCTTTCGAAACACCTGCCCGAGCTGTATGAAGCGATGCTGGAGTTGAAAAAAAACCCATCGAGAATCGAAGAGATCTACGAAAAGGTCCCGCGCATATCGATAGATTACGGCCTGATGGAGAAATCCTCGAATGTAGCCACCGTTCCCGCGAACTTCTACTGGAACGATATAGGTTCCTGGGACGCGGTGTACGAACTTCTCCACAAAGATGGGAATGGAAACGCCATAATCGGGAAGTTCTCGATGTACGATGTGAAAAACTGTCTTCTGGTTAACTACACGCAGACCAGAGTTGGTATCTCGAGCATCGAAGGCTACATAGTTGTTATATCGACCGAAGGTACGCTGGTATGTAGAAGGGGCGAGTCGCAGACCATAAAAGAGATCATAAAACAGCAAGGGGGATGA
- the kal gene encoding 3-aminobutyryl-CoA ammonia lyase, which translates to MSLHDAHYGGNLVDGAKLLQLFGDVATELLIRSDGDEGLFRAYDSVEFLSPVYAGDYIEVAGEIVSRGRTSRKMVFTATKVIQARPDISDSAAEVLDEPVVVCRASGTCVVPLDKQRKKDE; encoded by the coding sequence ATGAGCCTTCACGACGCTCACTACGGAGGCAATCTTGTCGATGGGGCTAAACTCCTGCAGCTGTTCGGTGATGTTGCGACCGAGCTGCTAATAAGAAGCGATGGCGATGAAGGACTGTTCAGGGCCTACGACAGTGTCGAATTCTTGTCTCCCGTCTATGCTGGCGATTATATAGAGGTTGCTGGCGAGATAGTTTCCAGAGGCAGAACATCGCGAAAGATGGTTTTTACGGCCACAAAGGTTATACAGGCCAGACCGGACATAAGCGATTCGGCCGCCGAGGTTCTGGACGAGCCAGTAGTCGTTTGCAGGGCCAGCGGTACATGCGTGGTTCCACTGGACAAACAGAGGAAAAAAGATGAGTAA
- the kce gene encoding 3-keto-5-aminohexanoate cleavage enzyme has translation MSKLIITAALTGAEVTRVQQPALPITPGEIAQAAYDCYNAGASVVHVHAREIDGKPTQRKEVYAEIRERIAEKCNIIFQPSTGGAVWHTVQERGGPLELDPEMATLSTGTCNFGNDVFFNSQEIIEHFALEMLSRKIKPEIEIFERGMIENALRLVKKGLLVPPVHFDFVLGVPGACPGNIEDLLYMVRSIPQDSTWTVAGIGRYELPLAVHAIPMGGHVRVGFEDNIYYRKGELAISNAQLVERITRVARELGREIASPDEARAILGIRK, from the coding sequence ATGAGTAAGCTCATAATAACGGCAGCCCTGACGGGGGCCGAGGTGACAAGAGTGCAACAACCGGCCCTGCCGATAACACCCGGGGAGATTGCGCAGGCGGCTTACGACTGTTACAACGCCGGCGCGAGCGTAGTTCACGTTCATGCGCGCGAAATAGACGGAAAACCTACCCAGAGAAAAGAGGTGTACGCCGAGATCCGGGAGAGGATAGCCGAAAAGTGCAACATCATTTTCCAGCCCTCCACCGGCGGCGCGGTATGGCACACAGTTCAGGAGAGGGGAGGCCCTCTGGAGCTCGATCCCGAAATGGCGACACTCTCGACAGGGACCTGCAACTTCGGAAACGATGTTTTCTTCAACTCTCAGGAGATCATAGAGCATTTCGCACTGGAGATGCTCTCACGTAAAATAAAGCCAGAGATAGAGATTTTCGAACGCGGAATGATAGAGAACGCCCTGAGACTTGTGAAGAAAGGGCTTCTTGTACCGCCCGTTCATTTCGATTTCGTCCTCGGCGTTCCCGGTGCTTGCCCCGGTAACATAGAAGATCTGTTATATATGGTAAGATCTATTCCTCAAGACAGCACCTGGACGGTGGCAGGTATCGGACGTTATGAGCTTCCGTTGGCGGTTCATGCCATACCGATGGGAGGCCATGTAAGGGTGGGTTTTGAAGACAATATATACTACCGAAAAGGCGAGCTGGCGATTTCAAACGCCCAGCTGGTAGAACGCATCACCAGAGTCGCGAGGGAGTTAGGAAGAGAGATCGCCTCTCCTGATGAGGCCAGAGCCATACTGGGAATAAGGAAATAA
- the kdd gene encoding L-erythro-3,5-diaminohexanoate dehydrogenase: MKGCPFGSHRVIEPKGSLPQAAQRIDNTPRISDNEILIDVQTLNVDSASFTQIKGVCGDSEEAVAAMITDIVRSRGKLQNPVTGSGGMLIGRVAEIGSLLKGRGLETGDRIATLVSLSLTPLMIERIEKIHMDKDQVDIRGKAILFESGIYARLPEDMPDRLALAILDVAGAPAQVDRLVKPGMNVAIIGAGGKSGLLCCYQAKKKVGAGGRVIAVEYSPENADRLSRMGLADHTIVADATRPLEVYGKVKEVTGEALCDVVINNVNVQVTEMSSILITRDGGIVYFFSMATSFARAALGAEGVGKDITMIVGNGYTRGHASLALNILRESAVIRELFERLYV, from the coding sequence ATGAAAGGTTGTCCGTTCGGGAGTCATAGAGTAATCGAGCCGAAGGGGAGTCTTCCTCAGGCGGCGCAACGTATTGATAACACACCCCGCATAAGCGATAATGAGATACTTATAGATGTGCAGACACTCAACGTCGATTCGGCTAGCTTCACGCAGATAAAGGGTGTTTGCGGAGACAGCGAAGAAGCCGTCGCCGCTATGATAACCGATATCGTCAGGAGCAGGGGAAAGCTCCAGAACCCGGTCACGGGTTCTGGCGGCATGTTGATCGGAAGAGTTGCGGAGATAGGGAGCCTCCTGAAGGGTAGGGGCCTCGAAACTGGCGACAGAATAGCAACCCTGGTTTCACTGTCTTTAACGCCCCTCATGATAGAGAGGATAGAGAAGATCCACATGGATAAAGACCAGGTAGATATCCGAGGTAAGGCCATACTTTTTGAGAGTGGCATTTACGCCAGGCTGCCCGAAGATATGCCCGATAGACTGGCCCTTGCCATTCTGGATGTTGCCGGTGCGCCTGCCCAGGTAGATAGACTAGTGAAGCCGGGAATGAACGTGGCGATTATCGGTGCCGGTGGAAAATCCGGCCTGCTCTGCTGTTACCAGGCCAAGAAGAAAGTTGGGGCAGGAGGAAGGGTTATTGCGGTAGAATATTCGCCCGAAAATGCCGACAGGCTTTCGAGAATGGGGCTGGCCGATCATACGATAGTTGCCGACGCCACCAGGCCGCTCGAGGTGTACGGAAAAGTGAAGGAGGTCACCGGAGAAGCTCTCTGCGACGTCGTGATAAACAACGTCAATGTTCAGGTGACCGAGATGAGTTCGATTCTAATCACACGCGATGGGGGGATCGTTTACTTCTTCAGTATGGCGACTTCTTTCGCCAGAGCCGCACTCGGGGCCGAAGGTGTCGGCAAAGATATAACCATGATTGTCGGTAACGGTTACACCAGAGGCCATGCTTCCCTTGCGCTTAACATTTTGAGAGAGTCTGCGGTCATCAGAGAGTTATTCGAGAGATTATACGTTTGA
- the kamA gene encoding lysine 2,3-aminomutase, with translation MRDYRDIPLWKDVTSEQWNDWRWQVANRVKSVEALRQVIEITEEEALGISECLRTLRMSITPYYATLMDQRNERCPIRRQAVPTDRELNIDRWDMVDPLHEDEDSPVPGLTHRYPDRVLFLITDQCSMYCRHCTRRRFAGQLDRPRTKKEIDAAVDYIKETPEVRDVLLSGGDALLVGDDFLEYILSELRRISHVEIIRLGTRTPVVLPQRITPELVTMLRKYHPVWINTHFNHPLEITPDSKKACEMLSDGGIPLGNQSVLLRGINDSPYIMMELVHRLVEIRVRPYYIYQCDLSQGIGHFRTSIRKGIGIMEALIGNTSGFCVPTFVVDAPGGGGKIRVMPQYNISESDRVVVLRNYEGVITTYHEPEDTASDVDDSLYKERYTFTGVSDLLYGNGLSFEPTVLQRRERIKRWKEKRVLK, from the coding sequence ATGAGAGATTATAGAGATATCCCGCTCTGGAAAGATGTCACATCCGAGCAGTGGAACGACTGGCGCTGGCAAGTGGCAAACAGAGTGAAAAGTGTTGAGGCGCTCCGGCAGGTAATAGAGATAACCGAGGAGGAAGCGCTAGGCATCTCCGAGTGTCTGAGAACGCTTAGAATGTCCATCACTCCTTACTACGCGACTCTCATGGACCAGAGAAACGAGAGATGTCCGATAAGGAGACAGGCCGTTCCGACAGACAGGGAGTTGAATATAGACAGGTGGGATATGGTAGATCCGCTCCACGAAGATGAGGACTCGCCCGTTCCCGGTCTGACTCACCGCTATCCAGATAGGGTACTTTTTCTCATCACCGATCAGTGCTCAATGTACTGCAGGCACTGCACCAGGAGAAGGTTCGCCGGTCAGCTAGACAGGCCCAGAACCAAGAAGGAGATAGACGCGGCAGTGGATTACATTAAAGAAACTCCCGAAGTGAGAGACGTTCTCCTCTCCGGTGGCGATGCATTGCTTGTGGGAGACGACTTCCTGGAGTATATACTGAGCGAGCTCCGCAGAATTTCGCACGTAGAGATAATAAGGTTGGGCACCAGGACCCCGGTGGTCCTACCCCAGAGAATAACGCCCGAACTGGTCACCATGCTGAGAAAGTATCATCCCGTATGGATCAACACACACTTTAACCACCCACTGGAGATAACGCCGGACTCGAAAAAGGCCTGCGAGATGCTCTCAGACGGCGGCATTCCACTGGGCAATCAATCGGTTCTCCTAAGGGGAATAAACGATTCGCCTTACATAATGATGGAGCTGGTCCACAGGCTGGTGGAAATAAGGGTCAGGCCATACTACATATACCAATGTGATCTCTCGCAGGGGATCGGACATTTCAGAACTTCTATCAGGAAAGGTATTGGCATAATGGAAGCCCTGATCGGAAATACATCCGGCTTCTGCGTTCCGACTTTCGTCGTTGATGCTCCCGGTGGCGGCGGTAAGATCAGGGTCATGCCGCAGTACAACATCTCCGAATCCGACAGGGTTGTAGTATTGAGAAATTACGAAGGTGTTATAACCACTTATCATGAACCGGAGGATACCGCCAGCGATGTCGATGACAGTCTTTATAAAGAGAGATACACCTTTACGGGAGTTTCCGATCTTCTTTACGGAAACGGCCTCAGTTTCGAGCCCACGGTTTTGCAGAGACGCGAAAGAATCAAACGCTGGAAGGAAAAGAGAGTGTTGAAATGA
- a CDS encoding MaoC family dehydratase: MRYEEFKVGQKYTVKKIITTEMVDAFAAITGDKNPVHVDEEFAKTTRFGSRIAHGMLSVGIISAILGNDFPGPGSIYMKQDVKFFKPIYLEEEVEIDIELLEKIEEKKRLLVRTTVKKSSGEIAVDGEALLLFMQE; this comes from the coding sequence ATGAGATACGAAGAGTTCAAGGTGGGTCAAAAGTACACTGTCAAGAAGATAATAACGACGGAAATGGTTGATGCCTTTGCCGCCATAACGGGTGATAAAAACCCGGTCCACGTGGACGAGGAATTCGCGAAAACGACACGTTTCGGGAGTCGAATCGCTCACGGCATGCTGTCGGTGGGGATAATTTCCGCCATACTGGGCAACGACTTTCCCGGACCAGGTTCTATATACATGAAGCAGGATGTGAAGTTTTTCAAGCCGATTTATCTCGAGGAGGAGGTAGAGATCGATATAGAGCTGCTGGAGAAGATCGAAGAGAAAAAAAGACTTCTGGTGAGGACCACTGTAAAGAAATCATCCGGAGAGATCGCCGTTGACGGGGAGGCGCTTCTCCTCTTCATGCAAGAGTGA
- the kamB gene encoding lysine 5,6-aminomutase reactivase subunit KamB has product MSHLIELASLHPVVSIVGMEKNTGKTVVLNHLINGLSNESDITAITSVGLEGERYDQVYLTEKPEVTLRRGNLFATSEKDFRSRQFPAVVLDVRDFRSPLGRTVFAKALSDGEVIVSGPSIVDYLSQTVKLLREFGARRVFVDSSTSRLSPGSPAVADAIILATGAALSVSPVELVRRTIHKVKIITLPSVEKKTGNRMEVLGNGVWIVDGSDTKLLAASSFSLEPGLDLSGRTVYVNGSLTSMTLRKLTVPGVRLVVRDFSRIFVDEESLRSFEKVGGSINVIRRVRLLAVTINPVSPSGYSLRSGQLKEMLEKLLPVPVFNILEEENR; this is encoded by the coding sequence GTGTCGCATCTGATCGAACTTGCAAGCCTTCATCCGGTTGTCTCGATCGTCGGGATGGAGAAGAACACTGGCAAAACGGTCGTTCTTAACCATCTTATAAATGGGCTGTCCAATGAATCGGACATTACCGCAATAACCTCGGTTGGTCTGGAGGGGGAGAGGTACGACCAGGTATATCTCACAGAAAAACCCGAGGTCACTCTTCGCAGGGGCAACCTTTTTGCAACGTCTGAAAAGGATTTCCGGTCTCGCCAATTTCCGGCTGTCGTTCTGGATGTAAGGGATTTCCGCTCCCCTCTAGGGCGCACCGTTTTTGCAAAGGCGCTGTCTGACGGGGAAGTCATAGTCTCCGGCCCTTCGATAGTAGATTACCTGTCACAGACAGTGAAGTTGCTCAGAGAGTTCGGCGCGCGGAGGGTCTTTGTTGACAGTTCTACATCCAGACTGAGTCCCGGCTCGCCGGCGGTGGCTGACGCCATAATTCTGGCTACGGGTGCGGCCCTTTCGGTCAGTCCTGTAGAGTTGGTGAGGAGAACTATCCATAAGGTGAAGATCATCACTCTACCCAGCGTGGAAAAGAAAACTGGAAATAGAATGGAAGTTCTCGGTAATGGTGTCTGGATAGTGGATGGATCTGACACGAAGCTCCTCGCGGCTTCGAGTTTTTCTTTGGAGCCAGGCCTCGATCTTTCAGGGAGGACCGTTTATGTGAACGGTTCGTTGACTTCCATGACTCTCAGAAAACTGACGGTGCCGGGTGTGAGGTTGGTAGTCAGGGACTTTTCGAGGATCTTCGTTGACGAAGAATCGTTGAGATCTTTTGAGAAGGTCGGTGGCAGCATTAACGTGATTCGCAGGGTGCGACTTCTGGCCGTTACTATCAATCCCGTATCGCCTTCGGGTTACTCCCTCAGATCCGGTCAACTGAAAGAAATGCTGGAGAAGTTGCTGCCGGTACCGGTCTTCAATATTCTGGAGGAGGAAAACAGATGA
- a CDS encoding MutS-related protein yields MNLSAGCGFEYIKGLVETFTPMGRKRLYGISFLTERSRIEEEYDRQEDMKEIAANPDKVVSIISRFRDISATLENLTAGAVLDEVELFEIKSFAIWNEKLRERLGNCPRWMRLPDLSAVIGLLDPEKTGLESFYISDLFDESLPELRRKIAQCQRSDDPRDRERAAGLLEMNAQVESKVRARLSKELQVFSDNLSLSLNRVGDIDLTLAKAILNARLKLVRPSIVEDAFAFEGLFNPEVARILSEKNKVFQSYSLSLRKSTLVIGGNMTGKSVFLRTLALVQTMFQHGFFVPAEKASLTPYDRIVYYSGDHQSFENGLSSFAGEVEFLKEAVGIVSRGERGLFLFDEIGKNTNPLEGPAFLLAAMEYLSRGSGCRAVFSSHYEEALENRDAQLLMVRGLDHRKLSSRKRREISFYIDHTVQEIDEFSGFPREGTVIARLLGMDDDFLKLVEKHLDGGKNEK; encoded by the coding sequence ATGAATCTTTCGGCCGGCTGCGGGTTTGAGTACATAAAGGGACTGGTCGAGACATTTACCCCTATGGGTAGAAAGAGGCTTTACGGTATCTCTTTCCTGACGGAGCGAAGCCGGATAGAGGAAGAGTACGACCGTCAAGAGGACATGAAGGAGATAGCGGCCAATCCCGATAAGGTCGTTTCGATAATTTCTAGATTCAGAGATATCTCGGCTACTCTGGAAAACCTGACGGCCGGAGCGGTGCTTGACGAGGTGGAACTCTTCGAAATAAAGAGCTTCGCGATCTGGAACGAGAAACTCAGAGAACGTCTTGGCAACTGTCCTAGATGGATGAGACTTCCCGACCTTTCGGCCGTGATCGGTCTTCTCGATCCAGAAAAGACAGGGCTGGAGAGTTTCTACATCTCCGATCTCTTCGACGAGTCGCTGCCGGAACTGAGGAGAAAAATCGCGCAGTGTCAGAGAAGTGACGATCCGCGCGACAGGGAGAGAGCGGCCGGCTTGCTGGAGATGAACGCTCAGGTAGAATCTAAGGTTAGAGCCAGACTCTCGAAAGAGCTGCAAGTGTTTTCGGATAATCTATCGCTCTCTCTGAACAGGGTGGGCGATATCGATCTAACACTGGCCAAAGCGATCTTGAATGCGAGGCTGAAACTGGTGAGACCTTCGATAGTGGAGGATGCCTTCGCTTTCGAAGGGCTTTTCAACCCCGAAGTGGCACGCATTCTTTCGGAAAAAAATAAAGTCTTCCAGAGCTATTCGCTCTCTCTGAGAAAATCGACTCTCGTGATCGGAGGTAACATGACGGGGAAGTCTGTCTTTTTAAGAACTCTGGCGCTTGTCCAGACGATGTTTCAGCATGGTTTCTTCGTTCCGGCGGAGAAGGCTTCGCTGACCCCGTACGACAGGATAGTCTATTACAGCGGCGATCACCAGTCTTTTGAAAACGGTCTCTCTTCCTTTGCCGGAGAGGTGGAATTCTTGAAGGAAGCGGTAGGTATCGTCTCCCGTGGAGAAAGGGGTCTCTTTCTCTTCGACGAAATCGGAAAGAACACCAACCCGCTGGAAGGACCTGCCTTTCTGTTGGCGGCGATGGAGTACCTCAGTCGCGGGAGCGGTTGCAGGGCCGTCTTCTCTTCGCACTACGAAGAAGCGCTCGAAAACAGAGATGCCCAGCTGCTCATGGTCAGGGGTTTGGATCACAGGAAACTCTCTAGTCGAAAACGGCGGGAGATTTCTTTCTATATAGATCACACGGTACAGGAGATAGATGAATTTTCCGGCTTTCCGAGGGAGGGGACAGTCATAGCCCGACTGCTCGGGATGGACGATGATTTTTTAAAGCTGGTAGAAAAGCACCTTGATGGAGGAAAAAATGAAAAGTAA